From the genome of Rhodobacteraceae bacterium Araon29, one region includes:
- a CDS encoding DUF2064 domain-containing protein: MVKEPQLGRVKTRLGHDIGMVPALWWYRHQVARLTRRLDDRRWHLTLAISPDNQHRKSRFWPSHLKKIPQGGGNLGTRMLKVFRQIPSGPVCIIGSDIPDISCRHIAQAFDMLGKSEWVFGPSTDGGYWLVGAKRVTAMPQGLFRGVRWSTSHALLDSRKTVQSNHVTYLEPLADVDRGEDLKK; this comes from the coding sequence ATGGTGAAAGAGCCACAGCTTGGGCGGGTGAAGACGCGTCTGGGCCATGATATAGGTATGGTGCCCGCACTTTGGTGGTATCGTCACCAAGTCGCGCGGCTTACCCGCCGCCTCGATGATCGCAGATGGCATCTTACTTTAGCGATTTCCCCTGATAATCAACACAGGAAAAGTCGATTTTGGCCAAGTCACCTCAAAAAAATCCCTCAAGGCGGCGGCAATTTAGGGACACGCATGCTTAAGGTTTTTCGTCAAATTCCTTCAGGTCCGGTTTGTATAATTGGCTCAGATATTCCGGATATTTCATGTCGCCATATAGCACAGGCGTTTGACATGCTGGGTAAAAGTGAATGGGTTTTTGGACCGTCTACAGATGGCGGATATTGGTTGGTTGGGGCAAAACGGGTCACTGCCATGCCTCAAGGTTTGTTTCGAGGCGTTCGTTGGTCTACAAGCCACGCCCTTTTAGACTCACGTAAAACCGTTCAAAGCAATCATGTGACTTATCTTGAGCCGTTAGCAGATGTGGACCGTGGCGAAGACTTGAAAAAGTGA
- a CDS encoding zinc ABC transporter solute-binding protein encodes MLNRRFFIGSLGAVAGINPLPLFSEENAISIVATTSMIADTVRSIGQGYVKVKGLMGPGIDPHSYRHTRNDIVSMTKADLTLRHGLDLEAQMEDFFADLSRKRSVVAVTNTINPKKLLDYPGQTGRYDPHVWMDPILWSLVTDQIALALSKAKPAKKDEFQTSATNYKSVLNELNNYAKNVLSTVPSKSRVLITAHDAFGYFGKTYGFEVIGVQGISTNSEAGLYRIKEIVDLLVEREISAVFVESSVSDRNMRALIEGTTARGHEVTLGGELYSDAMGIEGTYEGTYVGMLDHNITTIAKALGGNPPDFGWQGKLKAT; translated from the coding sequence ATCTTGAACCGCAGATTCTTTATAGGCTCTTTAGGCGCAGTTGCAGGTATCAATCCACTACCGCTATTTAGTGAAGAAAACGCTATAAGCATCGTGGCGACTACCAGTATGATCGCAGACACCGTGAGAAGCATTGGTCAAGGGTACGTAAAGGTTAAAGGGCTAATGGGCCCTGGAATTGATCCACATTCATATCGACATACAAGAAATGACATTGTCTCAATGACCAAGGCTGATTTAACGTTGCGGCATGGTTTAGACTTAGAAGCCCAAATGGAGGACTTCTTTGCAGACTTGTCAAGAAAGCGGTCTGTTGTAGCTGTTACCAACACCATAAATCCAAAAAAACTTCTGGACTACCCTGGTCAAACAGGACGATATGATCCTCATGTTTGGATGGATCCAATCTTATGGTCTTTGGTAACAGACCAAATTGCATTAGCGCTATCAAAAGCAAAACCTGCCAAAAAAGATGAATTTCAAACATCAGCCACAAACTATAAGTCTGTATTAAACGAACTAAATAACTATGCGAAAAACGTATTAAGTACAGTTCCAAGTAAATCACGAGTTTTGATTACGGCCCATGATGCTTTCGGGTATTTTGGAAAAACCTACGGTTTTGAGGTAATAGGGGTTCAAGGAATATCGACAAACTCGGAAGCAGGATTGTACCGGATCAAAGAAATAGTCGACCTTCTTGTTGAGCGAGAAATATCGGCTGTATTTGTTGAAAGTTCAGTATCAGACCGAAACATGAGGGCGTTAATTGAGGGTACGACTGCCAGGGGCCACGAAGTTACTTTGGGTGGAGAGCTATACTCTGACGCGATGGGCATCGAAGGCACTTATGAAGGCACTTATGTCGGAATGTTAGATCACAATATCACTACAATTGCTAAAGCGCTTGGCGGAAACCCACCGGACTTTGGTTGGCAAGGAAAGCTAAAGGCAACTTAA
- the rnr gene encoding ribonuclease R has translation MSMPPKKADILAWISANPKQRDKRDIAKAFRLKGSERTVLNRILNELESEGKFVGSQKETDDREKMIGKFLPVSVLRVSEIDENGDLFLQPENWDRKDKPPRILMVVRPDEIPLGLGDQILARVASVLNQEHQYEARPIRRIEKPQTKILGIYRSKGTSGRIAPIDKSGKEWRVAKADENGANDGELVEAIRSGPKSRMGLPQARIIQCLGNPSAQKAISSIAIHQHNIEDTFSQQVLKEAKLSTDYKLIGRKDLCHLPFITIDPDGARDHDDAVFAQADSDPKNKGGFLIWVAIADVAHYVRPGTALDQTARQRGNSTYFPDRVVPMLPEVLSADLCSLREGARRPCLAVCLRIDSNGNKIGHEFYRAIICSVASLTYEEVQHGVEGTPNDKVLPLLETVIRPLYNAYSALCIERQKRQPLELELPERLICLNKSGDVTGVKFKDRLDAHKLIEEFMILANVAAAECLVDKREPCLFRIHEEPEKAKIEALRDTAQSVGLNLAKGQVLKTKHLNQLLRQAEKQKEAELLSMSTLRAMTQAYYSKENFGHFGLALRAYAHFTSPIRRYADLVVHRALIRAHKWGEGGLTQEEEAILEQTSDQISISERRSMAAERDTLDRYLAIYLSQKIGNEFSGRISGVVKFGVFVRLDESGAEGLVPIRSLGREYFTLEKKLNRLVGAESGFKLSLGQNVTVRLAETTSESGGIIFELLTVEGSTVPSRFVGKSRLKKRGAHQNKRKSKKNRKKPLKK, from the coding sequence ATGAGTATGCCCCCAAAAAAAGCCGATATTCTTGCTTGGATTTCCGCCAATCCAAAACAGCGTGATAAGCGCGATATAGCAAAGGCCTTTCGTCTAAAAGGATCAGAGAGGACCGTGTTAAACCGAATCCTAAATGAGTTAGAATCTGAAGGTAAGTTTGTGGGCTCTCAAAAAGAAACAGACGATAGAGAGAAAATGATTGGCAAATTCCTCCCAGTTAGTGTTTTGAGGGTTAGTGAAATAGATGAAAACGGCGATCTATTTTTACAGCCCGAAAATTGGGATAGAAAAGATAAACCACCGCGCATCTTGATGGTTGTGAGACCTGATGAGATCCCGCTTGGGCTTGGTGATCAAATTCTTGCTCGTGTAGCCTCTGTTTTGAATCAGGAACATCAATATGAGGCCCGACCCATCAGGCGTATCGAAAAGCCTCAAACCAAGATCTTGGGGATTTACCGGTCTAAAGGCACCTCAGGCCGAATTGCACCTATTGATAAATCGGGAAAAGAATGGCGCGTTGCGAAAGCAGATGAAAATGGAGCCAATGATGGCGAATTGGTTGAGGCCATAAGATCCGGACCAAAATCACGGATGGGATTACCACAAGCTCGTATTATACAATGTTTGGGAAACCCATCAGCACAAAAGGCAATTTCTTCGATTGCGATCCACCAGCACAACATTGAAGATACATTTTCCCAGCAGGTCCTTAAAGAGGCAAAATTAAGTACTGATTACAAATTAATTGGACGCAAGGACCTTTGCCATCTGCCATTTATTACAATTGACCCAGATGGCGCTCGGGATCATGATGATGCAGTTTTTGCACAAGCCGATAGCGATCCAAAGAACAAAGGCGGCTTTTTGATTTGGGTCGCAATCGCTGATGTTGCGCATTATGTCCGGCCAGGAACAGCTTTAGATCAAACGGCGAGACAACGCGGGAATTCAACATATTTTCCAGATCGTGTGGTTCCCATGTTGCCAGAAGTCTTATCCGCAGATTTATGTAGTTTGCGCGAAGGAGCTAGGCGCCCTTGCTTGGCTGTTTGCCTAAGAATAGATTCGAACGGCAATAAAATAGGACATGAATTTTATCGAGCCATTATCTGTTCAGTCGCATCATTGACATACGAAGAAGTTCAGCACGGTGTTGAGGGCACTCCAAATGACAAAGTTTTGCCTTTATTAGAAACTGTTATCAGACCACTTTACAACGCATATTCAGCGCTTTGTATCGAACGGCAAAAGCGGCAGCCGTTAGAGCTGGAGCTTCCCGAGCGGTTGATTTGCTTAAATAAGAGCGGTGATGTCACTGGCGTCAAATTTAAAGACCGCCTGGATGCACACAAGTTAATCGAAGAGTTTATGATATTGGCAAATGTTGCCGCTGCTGAATGTTTGGTTGATAAAAGAGAACCCTGTCTTTTTAGAATACACGAGGAGCCAGAAAAAGCCAAAATTGAGGCTTTAAGGGATACAGCACAATCCGTAGGATTAAATCTTGCGAAAGGCCAGGTTCTTAAAACCAAGCATCTGAACCAATTGCTTCGACAAGCAGAAAAGCAAAAAGAGGCTGAGCTTTTGAGCATGTCAACTTTAAGAGCTATGACGCAGGCGTATTACAGTAAGGAAAATTTTGGGCATTTTGGGTTGGCATTACGTGCATATGCCCATTTTACCTCGCCAATTCGGCGGTACGCCGACCTTGTGGTGCATCGTGCGCTAATTCGAGCTCATAAATGGGGAGAAGGTGGCTTAACCCAAGAAGAAGAAGCTATTTTAGAGCAAACATCAGATCAAATCTCCATATCTGAGCGGCGATCAATGGCAGCTGAACGCGATACATTGGATCGTTATCTGGCAATTTATCTTTCGCAGAAAATTGGTAATGAGTTTTCAGGTAGAATTAGTGGAGTTGTAAAATTTGGTGTGTTTGTTCGTTTAGATGAAAGTGGGGCCGAGGGGCTTGTGCCCATTAGATCTCTAGGACGGGAATATTTTACATTAGAGAAAAAACTCAATCGATTGGTGGGGGCTGAGAGCGGATTTAAACTTTCCTTAGGGCAAAACGTAACAGTCCGGTTGGCTGAAACGACTTCTGAAAGTGGTGGGATCATTTTTGAGCTGCTCACTGTAGAAGGTTCGACTGTTCCATCTCGTTTCGTGGGTAAATCAAGATTAAAAAAGCGAGGTGCACACCAAAATAAGCGTAAATCCAAGAAAAATCGAAAAAAACCCTTAAAAAAATAA
- the deoC gene encoding deoxyribose-phosphate aldolase translates to MTSLNANLNPTSLQRNPGIQLDLDWVMSSQANTSAIERRANALAARRSVKKDHQIAWLLRAISCIDLTTLSGDDTACRVKRLCEKAKYPVSRDLLQALGAPQISAAAVCVYHDMVKTAIQALEGSGIPVAAVSTGFPAGLTPLNLRIAEIKASVAAGANEIDIVISRRHVLSQDWDALYNEIASFRSACGDAHMKAILATGELGSLRNVSRASMVCMMAGADFIKTSTGKESVNATLPVSLVMVRAIRDYYERTGIAVGYKPAGGISKAKEALTFLSLMKEELGNRWLEPDLFRFGASSLLGDIERQLEHQSTGAYSANHRHPIA, encoded by the coding sequence ATGACTTCACTAAATGCAAATCTTAACCCAACTTCTTTGCAACGAAATCCAGGTATCCAGCTCGACCTAGATTGGGTAATGTCCTCTCAGGCCAATACATCGGCTATCGAGCGTAGAGCAAACGCGCTCGCTGCCAGAAGGTCAGTTAAAAAAGATCATCAAATTGCTTGGTTACTACGCGCGATAAGCTGCATAGATCTTACAACGCTTTCTGGCGACGATACCGCCTGTCGTGTTAAAAGGCTGTGTGAAAAAGCAAAGTATCCCGTAAGCCGTGATCTCTTGCAGGCCTTGGGCGCACCACAAATCTCTGCTGCAGCGGTCTGTGTGTACCATGATATGGTAAAAACAGCCATTCAAGCTTTGGAGGGTTCAGGAATTCCCGTTGCTGCTGTTTCAACTGGCTTTCCAGCCGGGTTAACACCCTTAAATTTGCGAATTGCTGAAATTAAGGCCAGCGTTGCCGCTGGGGCAAATGAAATAGACATTGTCATTTCTCGTCGGCATGTCCTTTCTCAAGACTGGGATGCCCTTTATAATGAAATAGCTAGCTTTCGCTCAGCATGTGGTGATGCCCATATGAAAGCAATTTTGGCTACCGGTGAATTAGGAAGTCTTCGGAATGTCTCTCGTGCGTCGATGGTGTGTATGATGGCCGGTGCGGATTTCATCAAAACCTCAACAGGTAAGGAAAGCGTAAATGCGACGCTTCCAGTATCCTTGGTCATGGTCCGGGCAATTCGTGATTATTACGAGCGCACAGGTATTGCCGTCGGATATAAGCCAGCAGGTGGCATTTCAAAGGCAAAAGAGGCCCTAACCTTTCTGTCTTTGATGAAAGAAGAGCTTGGAAATCGCTGGTTAGAGCCAGATTTGTTCAGATTTGGAGCTTCTTCTCTTTTAGGTGACATCGAACGTCAACTCGAACATCAATCGACCGGTGCCTATTCGGCCAACCATCGCCATCCGATAGCTTGA
- the dapE gene encoding succinyl-diaminopimelate desuccinylase, protein MTQIDPVDLTAQLIRCPSVTPNEAGAIKLLEDMLSQHGFHCTRISRGGVENLFARWGSSNKGPSFAFNGHTDVVPVGDLEKWTFDPFGAEIENGFMYGRGAVDMKSAVAAFVAAAVDFVNETPPEGSVVITVTGDEEGDADHGTVAILDWMSEQGERIDHCLVGEPTCPNRLGEMIKVGRRGSMTAMISAIGVQGHSAYPHRAKNPLPALAKLIDRLANHELDKGTEHFDPSTLAVTSIDTGNRANNVIPAKAKAVVNIRFNDAFSSDELGVWLQKEAERITAETDIEMSVEIKVSGESFLTPPGELSSLVGRVIEDELGIIPIMSTTGGTSDARFVKTVCPVIEFGLVGKSMHSVDERVDISQIGQLKTIYKRVLRDYFAS, encoded by the coding sequence ATGACACAGATAGATCCAGTTGATTTAACCGCACAGCTTATCCGCTGCCCGTCCGTAACTCCAAACGAGGCAGGGGCAATTAAATTGCTAGAAGACATGCTTTCACAGCATGGGTTTCATTGTACGCGCATCTCGCGTGGCGGAGTGGAAAACCTTTTTGCCCGTTGGGGAAGTAGCAATAAGGGCCCTAGTTTTGCCTTCAATGGGCATACTGATGTTGTCCCTGTTGGTGATCTTGAAAAATGGACCTTTGATCCTTTTGGTGCCGAAATAGAGAACGGCTTTATGTATGGGCGCGGAGCTGTGGATATGAAATCCGCCGTTGCGGCCTTTGTTGCGGCAGCAGTTGATTTTGTGAACGAAACGCCCCCAGAGGGTTCTGTTGTTATCACTGTGACTGGAGATGAAGAAGGTGATGCCGACCATGGAACGGTAGCAATCTTGGATTGGATGTCAGAACAAGGTGAGAGGATTGATCATTGTTTGGTGGGTGAACCCACATGTCCAAACCGCTTAGGCGAAATGATCAAGGTTGGGCGGCGCGGGTCAATGACAGCTATGATCTCTGCCATTGGTGTGCAAGGACACTCTGCCTATCCCCATAGGGCAAAAAACCCATTGCCTGCTTTGGCTAAATTGATAGATCGCCTTGCCAATCATGAACTGGATAAAGGCACAGAGCATTTTGATCCCTCAACCCTTGCAGTCACTTCCATAGATACTGGAAACCGCGCAAATAACGTAATCCCAGCGAAAGCAAAAGCGGTTGTAAACATTAGATTTAATGACGCTTTTAGCAGTGACGAGCTTGGAGTTTGGTTGCAAAAAGAAGCTGAAAGGATAACTGCAGAAACAGATATAGAGATGTCTGTGGAGATCAAGGTTTCGGGAGAAAGCTTTCTTACCCCTCCGGGAGAGCTTTCAAGTCTGGTTGGGCGTGTAATTGAGGATGAGCTTGGAATAATCCCCATAATGTCCACCACTGGAGGAACCTCAGATGCGCGTTTTGTGAAAACTGTTTGTCCGGTTATAGAATTCGGTCTTGTTGGCAAATCCATGCATTCGGTTGATGAAAGGGTGGATATTTCCCAAATTGGACAATTGAAAACCATCTACAAGCGTGTGCTGAGGGACTATTTTGCCTCATAG
- a CDS encoding HAD hydrolase-like protein, which produces MRIVFLDLDGTLTDSGPGIVNSVGFALKKMGLPPLTGDTSWLVGPPLWGSFEKLGVKKQDLDQAVAFYRERYADIGWSENNLYPGILDQLSTLRRAGYTLCLATSKAHSYARKITAHFGISEYLSYEFGSELDGTRSDKTSLLAHGLKTAGAEADHAIMVGDRHYDAVGAKANRMRVIGVAYGYGSEAELSKAEVDDIIASPLDLAEAVLKILPPED; this is translated from the coding sequence ATGCGTATAGTTTTTTTAGATCTTGATGGCACTTTGACCGATTCCGGTCCTGGAATAGTCAATTCTGTCGGTTTTGCGCTTAAAAAAATGGGCCTTCCCCCTCTAACAGGAGATACTTCGTGGCTGGTTGGCCCGCCGCTTTGGGGATCATTTGAAAAACTTGGCGTTAAAAAGCAGGACCTTGACCAAGCAGTTGCTTTTTACAGGGAAAGATATGCTGACATTGGCTGGTCGGAAAATAACCTTTATCCCGGAATTCTAGATCAACTTTCTACTCTTAGGCGCGCAGGTTACACTTTGTGTCTTGCAACCTCAAAAGCTCACAGTTACGCGCGAAAAATCACAGCGCATTTTGGAATTTCAGAGTACTTAAGCTATGAGTTTGGCTCTGAGCTCGATGGAACACGATCAGACAAAACATCCCTTTTGGCACATGGATTAAAGACGGCAGGGGCAGAGGCCGATCATGCTATCATGGTTGGGGACCGTCACTATGATGCGGTTGGTGCCAAAGCCAATAGAATGAGGGTAATTGGTGTCGCTTATGGCTATGGAAGTGAAGCTGAGCTGTCCAAAGCCGAGGTGGATGATATTATAGCTTCACCTTTGGATTTAGCGGAAGCGGTACTTAAAATACTACCCCCTGAGGATTAA
- a CDS encoding aldehyde dehydrogenase family protein, whose translation MTVKDILETMDYGKAPENVEEATGWLERNNRKFGHFIDGIFCEGAVYFETRNPATNEVLAQITQGSENDVNSAIAAARKAQPAWEGLDGHERARYLYALARLLQKNGRLFATLETIDNGKPIREARDIDIPLAQRHFYYHAGMAQLMAEKMPDKRAIGVCGQIIPWNFPLLMLSWKIAPALAMGNTVVLKPAEYTSLTALLFCEMCQQAGIPKGVVNIVTGDGEVGELIVGHEDIDKIAFTGSTDVGKKIRKATAGTGKSLTLELGGKSPFIVFDDADLDSAVEGLVDAIWFNQGQVCCAGSRLLVQESVSDRLYSKIKARIQKLRIGDPLDKSIDMGAIVDQVQLDNIEKMVGEYAPDTIFQPNTELPAKGCYYPPTLITDVETANPLMQNEIFGPVLVSTTFRTPAEAIQLANNTRYGLAASIWSENINLCLGLAPKIKAGVIWINGTNMFDASAGFGGVRESGFGREGGWEGLAPYTKPRVTPRQAKSVSINMPSTKVVKSTATIDRTAKLYIGGKQSRPDSGYYKSSYDAKGNLLGQVPVANRKDVRNAVEAAQKAEGWSTTSGHLRAQILYYLAENLSARRDEFAQNLNIYTGQNNGLDEVEVSIKRLFDFAAWSDKYDGDVRNVPIRGLALSVNEPIGNIGVFCSDGFPLLGLVTTIAAGLSMGNRMILLCSEAAPLIATDFYQILDTSDVPAGVVNILTGTHADLAEPLSAHMNVDSVWCFSSTDISGAVESNAAFNLKRTWVNHGHEKNWCSESDIQSFLSASTETKTIWIPFGEG comes from the coding sequence ATGACCGTTAAAGACATACTTGAAACTATGGACTACGGCAAAGCCCCCGAAAATGTAGAAGAAGCAACCGGTTGGCTTGAGCGGAACAATCGCAAATTTGGACATTTTATAGATGGCATATTTTGCGAGGGCGCAGTTTACTTTGAAACACGCAACCCAGCCACAAACGAAGTTCTAGCCCAGATTACTCAAGGCTCAGAAAACGATGTAAATAGTGCCATTGCCGCCGCCAGGAAGGCTCAGCCTGCATGGGAAGGCCTTGATGGACATGAGCGGGCCCGGTACCTTTATGCTCTGGCAAGGTTGCTTCAAAAGAACGGCCGGCTTTTTGCGACTTTGGAAACAATTGACAATGGCAAGCCAATCCGAGAGGCGCGGGACATTGATATTCCATTGGCTCAGCGTCATTTTTATTACCATGCAGGAATGGCTCAACTGATGGCTGAAAAAATGCCAGACAAAAGAGCCATTGGTGTATGTGGCCAAATTATACCATGGAACTTTCCCCTGCTTATGCTGTCATGGAAAATAGCACCCGCTTTGGCTATGGGAAATACCGTTGTTCTTAAACCCGCTGAATATACGTCTTTGACGGCTCTATTGTTTTGCGAAATGTGTCAACAGGCGGGAATACCCAAGGGTGTTGTAAATATTGTGACTGGCGATGGGGAAGTGGGCGAATTGATAGTTGGTCACGAAGATATTGATAAAATTGCCTTTACCGGATCAACAGATGTTGGAAAGAAAATCCGCAAAGCCACGGCAGGAACCGGTAAGTCCCTGACGCTCGAACTTGGTGGAAAATCCCCCTTTATCGTTTTTGATGATGCAGACTTGGATAGTGCCGTTGAGGGGCTTGTGGATGCAATCTGGTTTAACCAAGGACAGGTCTGTTGTGCTGGCTCACGGTTATTGGTGCAGGAAAGTGTCTCTGACCGCTTATATTCTAAAATTAAAGCCCGCATTCAAAAGCTTCGCATAGGCGACCCATTGGACAAATCCATTGATATGGGGGCGATCGTAGATCAGGTTCAGCTAGATAATATTGAAAAGATGGTAGGGGAATATGCACCGGATACTATTTTTCAACCCAATACCGAATTGCCAGCAAAGGGTTGTTACTATCCACCTACGTTAATTACAGATGTAGAAACAGCCAATCCCTTAATGCAAAATGAAATTTTTGGTCCTGTGCTTGTTTCAACCACCTTTAGAACCCCAGCTGAAGCCATACAGTTGGCAAATAATACTCGATACGGCTTGGCGGCGTCTATTTGGAGCGAAAATATAAATCTCTGCCTTGGGCTGGCTCCAAAAATAAAAGCAGGGGTCATTTGGATTAACGGGACTAATATGTTTGACGCATCAGCGGGGTTTGGTGGTGTACGAGAAAGCGGATTTGGTCGTGAAGGCGGCTGGGAAGGCCTTGCGCCATATACAAAACCCAGGGTCACTCCAAGACAGGCCAAATCTGTCTCAATAAACATGCCATCCACTAAGGTGGTTAAATCAACTGCTACTATAGATCGTACGGCTAAGTTATATATTGGCGGAAAACAATCTAGACCAGATAGTGGATACTATAAATCGTCCTATGACGCTAAAGGAAACCTATTAGGTCAGGTTCCAGTTGCCAATCGTAAAGATGTTCGAAATGCCGTAGAAGCTGCGCAAAAAGCAGAGGGTTGGTCGACGACATCTGGTCATTTAAGAGCACAAATACTCTATTATTTGGCAGAAAACCTGTCTGCACGTCGAGACGAATTTGCACAAAATCTTAATATCTATACTGGTCAAAATAATGGCCTTGATGAAGTTGAGGTTAGTATAAAGCGCTTGTTCGACTTTGCGGCTTGGTCAGACAAATATGATGGTGATGTTCGAAATGTACCCATCCGCGGTCTTGCGCTTTCCGTAAATGAGCCCATTGGCAACATTGGTGTCTTTTGCTCAGATGGTTTTCCCCTTCTAGGGCTGGTGACAACAATAGCTGCTGGGCTCTCAATGGGAAATAGAATGATCCTCCTTTGTTCAGAGGCGGCGCCACTTATAGCCACAGATTTTTATCAAATACTTGATACCTCCGACGTTCCAGCAGGCGTGGTGAATATCTTAACTGGAACACATGCAGATCTGGCTGAACCCTTATCAGCTCATATGAACGTGGACTCTGTATGGTGTTTTTCCTCGACGGATATTTCTGGGGCCGTGGAATCAAACGCTGCGTTTAATTTAAAACGAACTTGGGTCAATCACGGTCACGAAAAAAATTGGTGTTCAGAAAGTGATATTCAGTCTTTCTTATCTGCCTCTACAGAAACCAAAACAATTTGGATACCTTTTGGAGAGGGATAA
- a CDS encoding ATP-binding cassette domain-containing protein → MTDFALIADNGVFVDKHMDLGSAALSIKGMTVSYGPEPALYSVDFNVEIGTLTAVIGPNGAGKSSLLKAAMGIIPTVSGQVRFFGQRLKKTRHRISYVPQRASVDWDFPATVKDVVLMGLYPIMGYLQRVSLAHLDEVQSCLRKVGMKDFSDRQIGQLSGGQQQRVFLARALIQKADVYLLDEPLAGVDAATEKAIISVLKDLKKSGKTIIVVHHDLSTVLEYFDHVLFINKSPIAHGPAAEIFNEENLSITYCGQLGAARLGVAGI, encoded by the coding sequence ATGACAGATTTCGCTTTGATTGCAGATAACGGCGTGTTCGTTGACAAACACATGGATCTGGGATCCGCCGCTCTCAGTATTAAAGGGATGACAGTTTCTTATGGTCCGGAACCAGCTTTATATTCTGTTGACTTCAATGTCGAAATTGGAACATTGACCGCTGTTATTGGACCAAACGGAGCAGGTAAATCTTCACTCCTCAAGGCCGCGATGGGTATTATACCAACAGTTTCCGGTCAAGTCAGGTTTTTTGGACAACGCCTAAAAAAGACGCGTCACAGAATTTCATATGTTCCGCAACGGGCAAGCGTGGATTGGGACTTCCCCGCAACTGTCAAGGATGTAGTTCTAATGGGCCTATATCCCATCATGGGTTATCTTCAGCGGGTAAGCCTAGCTCACTTAGACGAAGTTCAATCCTGTTTAAGAAAAGTTGGCATGAAAGATTTTTCTGACCGCCAAATAGGCCAATTGTCGGGTGGCCAACAGCAACGGGTATTTTTGGCGCGGGCTCTCATTCAAAAGGCTGATGTCTATTTACTTGATGAGCCTTTAGCCGGTGTCGACGCCGCTACCGAAAAAGCAATTATTTCTGTTCTTAAAGATTTAAAAAAGTCTGGAAAAACAATCATAGTGGTTCATCATGACTTAAGCACAGTTTTAGAATACTTTGATCATGTACTTTTCATCAACAAGTCCCCAATTGCACATGGGCCGGCGGCAGAAATTTTTAATGAAGAAAATTTGTCGATTACCTATTGTGGACAGTTAGGCGCGGCTAGATTAGGCGTAGCCGGCATTTAG